A single window of Pieris napi chromosome 8, ilPieNapi1.2, whole genome shotgun sequence DNA harbors:
- the LOC125051521 gene encoding uncharacterized protein LOC125051521 isoform X1, which translates to MFKNHLEMIGRNESPTKKARFWQSYVRSLKGSEDIRAEERYRPSRRSVFPELLSTYPYSKSIYDDPVGAAERITVPGYRYLPVHRETYGYSPRPIYAHNYPRSIEAYRPIYHVPRRTRRGVDPFDSHKAWQDHLDRLAAIDRLYPSRYGLYLKDRAYPITDLSAPIVDPLNPKSLKGIEYEPDNKPHWGTGSWPSRLSDEFAKDPFFADAEKWAGFDRSLRGKSPTPVKPRISPTRDCEVAFDSDGAPLYSAGGLRRRPWANIFNPSPSLPITAITRDPFWYDWPELRPMARWDRSPSYIRDSYLSPVKRTFLWDKHPIRPLDLMMADMFTVDDLSKTMPFVRSL; encoded by the exons atgtttaaaaaccaTTTAGAAATGATTGGGAGAAATGAGTCGCCAACGAAGAAGGCCAGGTTCTGGCAGTCTTACGTACGATCTCTAAAAG GATCTGAAGACATCAGGGCTGAAGAGAGATACAGGCCAAGCCGCCGCAGCGTTTTCCCTGAGCTCCTCTCAACCTACCCCTACAGCAAATCCATCTACGATGACCCCGTAGGTGCTGCAGAGAGGATCACAGTCCCTGGATACCGTTACCTGCCTGTCCACCGTGAAACCTACGGCTACTCCCCGAGGCCCATCTACGCGCACAACTACCCTCGCTCAATCGAAGCCTACAGGCCAA TCTACCACGTGCCCAGGCGCACCCGACGTGGCGTAGACCCCTTCGACTCGCACAAGGCTTGGCAAGACCATTTGGACAGACTGGCCGCTATCGACCGTCTGTACCCATCCCGTTACGGCCTCTACCTGAAGGACAGGGCTTACCCCATCACTGACCTGAGCGCCCCCATTGTCGACCCCTTGAACCCCAAGAGCCTTAAAGGCATCGAATATGAACCCGACAACAAACCCCACTGGGGAacag GATCTTGGCCATCGCGGTTGTCGGATGAGTTCGCTAAGGATCCATTTTTCGCTGATGCCGAAAAATGGGCAGGTTTCGATCGGTCCCTACGAGGAAAATCGCCTACACCCGTGAAGCCGCGGATAAGTCCTACACGTGACTGCGAGGTTGCTTTTGATTCAGATG GTGCCCCGCTGTACAGTGCTGGCGGACTACGGCGCAGGCCGTGGGCTAACATTTTCAACCCAAGCCCATCTCTGCCCATTACCGCGATCACGAGGGATCCTTTCTGGTACGATTGGCCTGAGCTGAGGCCCATGGCGAGATGGGACCGCAGCCCTTCCTACATCCGCGACTCCTACTTGTCTCCAGTGAAACGCACCTTCCTTTGGGACAAACATCCCATCAGGCCCTTAG ATTTAATGATGGCTGACATGTTCACTGTGGACGATCTAAGCAAGACAATGCCCTTTGTTCGTAGTCTATAG
- the LOC125051521 gene encoding uncharacterized protein LOC125051521 isoform X5 produces the protein MFKNHLEMIGRNESPTKKARFWQSYVRSLKGSEDIRAEERYRPSRRSVFPELLSTYPYSKSIYDDPVGAAERITVPGYRYLPVHRETYGYSPRPIYAHNYPRSIEAYRPTSKAGAVYPS, from the exons atgtttaaaaaccaTTTAGAAATGATTGGGAGAAATGAGTCGCCAACGAAGAAGGCCAGGTTCTGGCAGTCTTACGTACGATCTCTAAAAG GATCTGAAGACATCAGGGCTGAAGAGAGATACAGGCCAAGCCGCCGCAGCGTTTTCCCTGAGCTCCTCTCAACCTACCCCTACAGCAAATCCATCTACGATGACCCCGTAGGTGCTGCAGAGAGGATCACAGTCCCTGGATACCGTTACCTGCCTGTCCACCGTGAAACCTACGGCTACTCCCCGAGGCCCATCTACGCGCACAACTACCCTCGCTCAATCGAAGCCTACAGGCCAA CGTCAAAAGCCGGAGCCGTTTATCCTTCCTAA
- the LOC125051521 gene encoding uncharacterized protein LOC125051521 isoform X3 translates to MFKNHLEMIGRNESPTKKARFWQSYVRSLKGSEDIRAEERYRPSRRSVFPELLSTYPYSKSIYDDPVGAAERITVPGYRYLPVHRETYGYSPRPIYAHNYPRSIEAYRPIYHVPRRTRRGVDPFDSHKAWQDHLDRLAAIDRLYPSRYGLYLKDRAYPITDLSAPIVDPLNPKSLKGIEYEPDNKPHWGTGAPLYSAGGLRRRPWANIFNPSPSLPITAITRDPFWYDWPELRPMARWDRSPSYIRDSYLSPVKRTFLWDKHPIRPLDLMMADMFTVDDLSKTMPFVRSL, encoded by the exons atgtttaaaaaccaTTTAGAAATGATTGGGAGAAATGAGTCGCCAACGAAGAAGGCCAGGTTCTGGCAGTCTTACGTACGATCTCTAAAAG GATCTGAAGACATCAGGGCTGAAGAGAGATACAGGCCAAGCCGCCGCAGCGTTTTCCCTGAGCTCCTCTCAACCTACCCCTACAGCAAATCCATCTACGATGACCCCGTAGGTGCTGCAGAGAGGATCACAGTCCCTGGATACCGTTACCTGCCTGTCCACCGTGAAACCTACGGCTACTCCCCGAGGCCCATCTACGCGCACAACTACCCTCGCTCAATCGAAGCCTACAGGCCAA TCTACCACGTGCCCAGGCGCACCCGACGTGGCGTAGACCCCTTCGACTCGCACAAGGCTTGGCAAGACCATTTGGACAGACTGGCCGCTATCGACCGTCTGTACCCATCCCGTTACGGCCTCTACCTGAAGGACAGGGCTTACCCCATCACTGACCTGAGCGCCCCCATTGTCGACCCCTTGAACCCCAAGAGCCTTAAAGGCATCGAATATGAACCCGACAACAAACCCCACTGGGGAacag GTGCCCCGCTGTACAGTGCTGGCGGACTACGGCGCAGGCCGTGGGCTAACATTTTCAACCCAAGCCCATCTCTGCCCATTACCGCGATCACGAGGGATCCTTTCTGGTACGATTGGCCTGAGCTGAGGCCCATGGCGAGATGGGACCGCAGCCCTTCCTACATCCGCGACTCCTACTTGTCTCCAGTGAAACGCACCTTCCTTTGGGACAAACATCCCATCAGGCCCTTAG ATTTAATGATGGCTGACATGTTCACTGTGGACGATCTAAGCAAGACAATGCCCTTTGTTCGTAGTCTATAG
- the LOC125051521 gene encoding uncharacterized protein LOC125051521 isoform X4, whose amino-acid sequence MFKNHLEMIGRNESPTKKARFWQSYVRSLKGSEDIRAEERYRPSRRSVFPELLSTYPYSKSIYDDPVGAAERITVPGYRYLPVHRETYGYSPRPIYAHNYPRSIEAYRPIYHVPRRTRRGVDPFDSHKAWQDHLDRLAAIDRLYPSRYGLYLKDRAYPITDLSAPIVDPLNPKSLKGIEYEPDNKPHWGTATAF is encoded by the exons atgtttaaaaaccaTTTAGAAATGATTGGGAGAAATGAGTCGCCAACGAAGAAGGCCAGGTTCTGGCAGTCTTACGTACGATCTCTAAAAG GATCTGAAGACATCAGGGCTGAAGAGAGATACAGGCCAAGCCGCCGCAGCGTTTTCCCTGAGCTCCTCTCAACCTACCCCTACAGCAAATCCATCTACGATGACCCCGTAGGTGCTGCAGAGAGGATCACAGTCCCTGGATACCGTTACCTGCCTGTCCACCGTGAAACCTACGGCTACTCCCCGAGGCCCATCTACGCGCACAACTACCCTCGCTCAATCGAAGCCTACAGGCCAA TCTACCACGTGCCCAGGCGCACCCGACGTGGCGTAGACCCCTTCGACTCGCACAAGGCTTGGCAAGACCATTTGGACAGACTGGCCGCTATCGACCGTCTGTACCCATCCCGTTACGGCCTCTACCTGAAGGACAGGGCTTACCCCATCACTGACCTGAGCGCCCCCATTGTCGACCCCTTGAACCCCAAGAGCCTTAAAGGCATCGAATATGAACCCGACAACAAACCCCACTGGGGAacag cTACTGCTTTTTAA
- the LOC125051521 gene encoding uncharacterized protein LOC125051521 isoform X2, which translates to MFKNHLEMIGRNESPTKKARFWQSYVRSLKGSEDIRAEERYRPSRRSVFPELLSTYPYSKSIYDDPVGAAERITVPGYRYLPVHRETYGYSPRPIYAHNYPRSIEAYRPIYHVPRRTRRGVDPFDSHKAWQDHLDRLAAIDRLYPSRYGLYLKDRAYPITDLSAPIVDPLNPKSLKGIEYEPDNKPHWGTGSWPSRLSDEFAKDPFFADAEKWAGFDRSLRGKSPTPVKPRISPTRDCEVAFDSDGAPLYSAGGLRRRPWANIFNPSPSLPITAITRDPFWYDWPELRPMARWDRSPSYIRDSYLSPVKRTFLWDKHPIRPLATAF; encoded by the exons atgtttaaaaaccaTTTAGAAATGATTGGGAGAAATGAGTCGCCAACGAAGAAGGCCAGGTTCTGGCAGTCTTACGTACGATCTCTAAAAG GATCTGAAGACATCAGGGCTGAAGAGAGATACAGGCCAAGCCGCCGCAGCGTTTTCCCTGAGCTCCTCTCAACCTACCCCTACAGCAAATCCATCTACGATGACCCCGTAGGTGCTGCAGAGAGGATCACAGTCCCTGGATACCGTTACCTGCCTGTCCACCGTGAAACCTACGGCTACTCCCCGAGGCCCATCTACGCGCACAACTACCCTCGCTCAATCGAAGCCTACAGGCCAA TCTACCACGTGCCCAGGCGCACCCGACGTGGCGTAGACCCCTTCGACTCGCACAAGGCTTGGCAAGACCATTTGGACAGACTGGCCGCTATCGACCGTCTGTACCCATCCCGTTACGGCCTCTACCTGAAGGACAGGGCTTACCCCATCACTGACCTGAGCGCCCCCATTGTCGACCCCTTGAACCCCAAGAGCCTTAAAGGCATCGAATATGAACCCGACAACAAACCCCACTGGGGAacag GATCTTGGCCATCGCGGTTGTCGGATGAGTTCGCTAAGGATCCATTTTTCGCTGATGCCGAAAAATGGGCAGGTTTCGATCGGTCCCTACGAGGAAAATCGCCTACACCCGTGAAGCCGCGGATAAGTCCTACACGTGACTGCGAGGTTGCTTTTGATTCAGATG GTGCCCCGCTGTACAGTGCTGGCGGACTACGGCGCAGGCCGTGGGCTAACATTTTCAACCCAAGCCCATCTCTGCCCATTACCGCGATCACGAGGGATCCTTTCTGGTACGATTGGCCTGAGCTGAGGCCCATGGCGAGATGGGACCGCAGCCCTTCCTACATCCGCGACTCCTACTTGTCTCCAGTGAAACGCACCTTCCTTTGGGACAAACATCCCATCAGGCCCTTAG cTACTGCTTTTTAA